In one Dendropsophus ebraccatus isolate aDenEbr1 unplaced genomic scaffold, aDenEbr1.pat pat_scaffold_864_ctg1, whole genome shotgun sequence genomic region, the following are encoded:
- the LOC138780814 gene encoding alpha-1,4-N-acetylglucosaminyltransferase-like gives MLKQIKIFGALLLIAIIGFLTRSSLKQSNGTIIDYLISKKLIFNSSLNENELNEPTSTITPSAVLEKGNGILFVETMGKMNQSSLVLCSIESAARMYPDRPVVYFMKGLNDIITVKDERKAQEYFLTLSSYKNIYFFPLNFEKLFADTPLLPWYQKVDPNKERYWVHVKSDACRFALIWKYGGIYMDTDVISIRQIPKINFLAAEDDITTGSSVFGMSPKYKLTWEFLENFVQNYKGDVWGQQGPLLLTRIVRKYCGLPQFKSVDHMMCANISYFHRERFAPIPWPSWGKFFEVWNKLPTFDNTYAIHLWNFMNTKKQVMVPKSNTLIEHLYKQYCPSTYEAILNNKPLY, from the exons ATGTTGaaacaaataaaaatttttgGTGCTTTGCTATTAATAGCAATTATAGGTTTTCTAACCAGATCATCGCTCAAACAGAGCAATGGAACCATCATTGATTATCTGATTTCCAAAAAGCTAATCTTTAACAGTTCATTAAATGAAAATGAACTGAATGAACCAACTTCCACaataacccccagtgctgtcctgGAGAAAGGAAATGGTATCTTATTCGTGGAAACCATGGGCAAAATGAATCAGTCATCCTTAGTTTTGTGCTCAATAGAATCAGCAGCTCGAATGTATCCGGACAGACCTGTGGTCTACTTCATGAAAGGACTAAATGACATCATCACTGTGAAGGATGAGAGGAAAGCCCAGGAATACTTTCTGACCCTCTCATCTTATAAGAATATCTACTTTTTCCCATTGAATTTTGAGAAATTATTCGCTGACACACCACTTCTACCTTGGTATCAGAAG gTGGACCCAAACAAAGAAAGATACTGGGTTCATGTTAAATCAGACGCCTGCAGATTTGCACTGATATGGAAGTATGGAGGCATTTACATGGATACTGATGTTATTTCCATTCGACAAATTCCTAAAATTAACTTTCTGGCTGCTGAAGATGACATAACTACCGGCAGTAGTGTTTTTGGTATGTCTCCAAAGTACAAACTGACGTGGGAGTTTCTGGAAAATTTTGTACAGAATTATAAAGGAGATGTATGGGGACAACAGGGACCATTGCTTCTCACACGTATTGTACGCAAGTATTGTGGTCTTCCCCAGTTTAAATCTGTGGATCATATGATGTGTGCAAATATCTCCTACTTCCATCGTGAACGATTTGCTCCGATCCCATGGCCGTCCTGGGGAAAATTTTTTGAAGTGTGGAACAAATTACCAACCTTCGATAACACTTATGCTATTCATTTGTGGAACTTTATGAATACAAAAAAACAAGTAATGGTCCCTAAGTCTAACACATTAATAGAACATCTCTATAAACAATACTGCCCTTCTACTTATGAAGCAATTTTGAACAATAAACCACTATACTAA